A part of Brassica rapa cultivar Chiifu-401-42 chromosome A05, CAAS_Brap_v3.01, whole genome shotgun sequence genomic DNA contains:
- the LOC103867897 gene encoding GPN-loop GTPase QQT1, with protein MVFGQIVIGPPGSGKTTYCNGMSQFLSLIGRKVAVVNLDPANDALPYECAVNIEELIKLEVVMAECSLGPNGGLLHCMEYLEKNIDWLEAKLKPLSKDHYFLFDFPGQVELFFNHDSTKKVLTKLTKSLNLRLTAVQLIDSVLCTDPGNYVSALLLSLSTMLHMELPHINVLSKIDLIGNYGKLAFGLDFYTDVQDLSYLQNYLNQDPRSVKYRKLTGELCSVVEDYGLVSFTTLDIQDKESVGELVKLIDKSNGYIFAGIDASVVEYSKISVRQTDWEYNRVAAVQEKYMKDEDTED; from the exons ATGGTGTTTGGACAAATAGTGATAGGTCCACCTGGATCAGGCAAGACTACTTACTGCAATGGCATGTCTCAGTTCCTCTCTCTTATCGGCAG GAAGGTTGCTGTTGTTAATCTGGATCCTGCAAACGATGCATTACC GTATGAGTGTGCTGTGAACATAGAAGAACTGATTAAGTTAGAAGTTGTTATGGCCGAATGTTCACTTGGTCCTAATGGAG GTTTGCTACACTGTATGGAATACTTGGAGAAGAACATTGACTGGCTAGAAGCTAAACTAAAGCCTCTTTCCAAGG ACCATTACTTTCTGTTTGATTTTCCTGGCCAAGTGGAACTCTTCTTCAATCATGACAGTACCAAGAAGGTTCTCACGAAGCTGACCAAATCCTTGAACCTTAGA CTAACGGCTGTGCAACTAATCGACTCCGTTCTATGTACTGACCCTGGGAACTATGTAAGCGCGCTACTTCTCTCTTTATCCACAATGCTTCATATGGAACTCCCCCATATCAATGTCTTGTCTAAGATCGATCTTATTGGAAACTACGGGAAGCTAG CTTTCGGTTTAGATTTCTATACCGATGTTCAAGACTTGTCATACTTGCAGAACTACCTTAATCAAGATCCTCGCTCTGTTAAGTACAG GAAACTAACGGGTGAGCTGTGTAGTGTGGTTGAAGATTACGGTCTTGTTAGTTTTACAACCTTGGATATTCAG GATAAAGAAAGTGTTGGGGAACTGGTGAAGCTCATTGATAAGAGCAATGGATACATATTTGCCGGCATTGATGCAAGTGTCGTTGAATACAGCAAGATCTCAGTTCGTCAAACTGATTGGGAATATAACAG AGTTGCTGCCGTGCAAGAGAAGTACATGAAAGACGAGGATACAGAAGACTGA
- the LOC103867896 gene encoding cysteine--tRNA ligase, chloroplastic/mitochondrial isoform X2, producing the protein MFSSGRYLKHLGYEVSYVRNFTDVDDKIIARANELGEDPISLSRRFCEEFNRDMEQLQCLDPSVQPRVSDHIPQIIDLIKQIIDNDYAYEVDGDVYFSVDKSPTYGKLSGRKLEDNRAGERVAVDTRKRHPADFALWKTAKEGEVSWESPWGRGRPGWHIECSAMSAAYLGYSFDIHGGGMDLVFPHHENEIAQSCAACDSSDISYWIHNGFVTVDSEKMSKSLGNFFTIRQVIDLYHPLALRLFLMGTHYRSPINYSDFLLESASERVFYIYQTLHDCESVLGEKDSTFDDGSVPSDTLTSINSFRSEFVASMSDDLLTPVTLAAMSEPLKTINDLIHTRKGKKQPRREESLKALEASVREVLTILGLMPTSYSEVLEQLKEKALKRAGLNEEDVLQRVKERTEARKNKEYERSDEIRKELANVGIALMDSPEGTAWRPAIPLALQEPSTTT; encoded by the exons ATGTTCTCTTCAG GCAGGTACCTTAAGCATCTAGGTTATGAAGTTTCTTATGTCCGAAACTTCACTGACGTTGATGATAAG ATAATTGCCAGAGCCAATGAGTTAGGGGAAGATCCAATCAGTTTAAGCAGACGTTTCTGCGAGGAGTTTAATCGAGATATGGAACAGCTTCAGTGTTTAGATCCTTCTGTCCAGCCACGCGTCTCTGATCATATACCTCAGATCATCGATCTTATCAAGCAG ATTATTGATAATGACTATGCCTACGAAGTTGATGGAGACGTATACTTCTCAGTAGATAAGTCCCCAACGTACGGAAAATTGTCTGGGAGAAAGTTAGAAGACAACCGTGCAGGCGAGAGAGTGGCGGTTGACACAAGGAAGAGACATCCTGCTGATTTTGCTCTCTGGAAG ACTGCAAAAGAAGGGGAGGTGTCTTGGGAGAGTCCTTGGGGAAGAGGAAGGCCTGGTTGGCACATAGAGTGCAGCGCGATGAGTGCGGCTTATCTAGGTTATAGTTTTGACATACATGGTGGAGGAATGGATCTTGTGTTCCCTCACCATGAAAATGAAATTGCTCAGAGCTGTGCTGCTTGTGATAGCAGTGACATTAGCTATTGGATACATAATGGTTTTGTTACTGTTGACTCAGAGAAGATGTCTAAATCTTTGGGGAACTTCTTCACTATCAGACag GTTATAGATCTTTATCATCCTTTAGCTCTGAGACTGTTTCTAATGGGAACTCATTATCGGTCTCCTATCAATTACTCTGATTTCCTCCTCGAGAGTGCTTCTGAACGTGTTTTTTATATCTATCAG ACGTTACACGACTGTGAAAGCGTTTTAGGCGAGAAAGATTCAACGTTTGACGATGGTTCAGTTCCTTCAGACACTTTGACAAGCATCAACAGTTTCCGTAGTGAGTTTGTTGCCTCAATGTCTGATGATCTTCTTACACCTGTAACTCTGGCGGCAATGTCAGAACCATTGAAAACCATCAACGATCTCATTCACACCCGAAAG gGGAAAAAGCAACCAAGAAGAGAAGAGTCACTTAAGGCTCTAGAGGCATCAGTCAGAGAAGTTCTTACTATTTTGGGGCTTATGCCCACAAGTTACTCAGAG GTTCTTGAGCAGCTAAAAGAGAAGGCACTAAAGCGAGCTGGACTGAATGAGGAAGATGTGTTGCAGAGAGTGAAGGAGAGGACAGAGGCAAGGAAGAATAAAGAATATGAAAGATCTGATGAAATTAGGAAAGAGTTGGCAAATGTTGGGATTGCTTTGATGGATAGTCCTGAGGGAACAGCTTGGAGACCAGCCATTCCTCTTGCCCTTCAAGAACCTTCAACTACAACTTGA
- the LOC103867892 gene encoding protein phosphatase 1 regulatory subunit INH3 translates to MSTVTRPSSSSATTSVILETPVSQSQPTERLVLRLNRKKKKVSWKDGTVDNEFMQKKSSKKCCIFHKQKPFDEDDSDEDEDNNHHHEHCESGEASSSNDSKASD, encoded by the coding sequence ATGAGCACAGTGACCaggccttcttcttcttcagcgaCAACCTCTGTCATCTTAGAAACCCCTGTTTCTCAGTCCCAACCTACGGAAAGATTAGTGCTTCGGTTgaacaggaagaagaagaaagtctcATGGAAAGACGGAACAGTTGATAACGAGTTTATGCAGAAAAAGAGTTCCAAGAAGTGTTGCATCTTTCACAAACAGAAGCCCTTTGATGAGGATGACAGCGACGAAGATGAAGATAACAACCACCACCATGAACACTGCGAATCTGGTGAGGCCTCTTCCTCTAACGATTCTAAAGCATCTGACTAA
- the LOC103867894 gene encoding protein LIGHT-DEPENDENT SHORT HYPOCOTYLS 3, with protein sequence MDMIPQLMEGSSAYLGTSNLSINANILSSSGTTATQPPSSSSPSANSSRYENQKRRDWNTFGQYLRNHRPPLSLSRCSGAHVLEFLRYLDQFGKTKVHTTICHFYGHPNPPAPCPCPLRQAWGSLDALIGRLRAAFEENGGKPETNPFGARAVRLYLREVRDTQSKARGVSYEKKKRKRPVPTLSASSSSAVASHQQFQMLPVVVV encoded by the exons ATGGATATGATTCCACAACTGATGGAAGGCTCTTCAGCTTACTTAGGTACCTCAAATCTCAGCATCAACGCAAACATCTTGTCCTCCTCCGGAACCACCGCAACACAGCCACCGTCTTCCTCCTCTCCATCGGCGAACTCAAGCCGTTATGAGAACCAGAAGAGAAGAGACTGGAACACGTTCGGACAGTACTTAAGGAACCATCGCCCACCGCTTTCGCTTTCCCGATGCAGCGGAGCTCACGTGCTGGAGTTTCTCCGTTACTTGGACCAGTTCGGTAAGACAAAAGTCCACACGACCATTTGTCACTTCTACGGCCATCCTAATCCTCCTGCACCGTGTCCTTGTCCTCTCCGTCAAGCTTGGGGAAGTCTCGACGCTCTCATCGGTCGTCTTCGTGCTGCTTTTGAAGAGAACGGAGGCAAACCCGAGACTAATCCATTTGGAGCACGTGCCGTTAGACTTTACCTAAGGGAAGTTAGAGATACGCAGAGCAAAGCTAGAGGTGTTAGCTACGAGAAGAAGAAGCGAAAGCGTCCTGTTCCTACGTTGtcggcttcttcttcctccgccGTAGCTAGCCACCAGCAATTTCAAATGTTGCCGG TGGTCGTTGTCTAA
- the LOC103867896 gene encoding cysteine--tRNA ligase, chloroplastic/mitochondrial isoform X1, which yields MASLLNLFKSCRPFTPTQLPSRLRIQFPLRPGKLTQPRRSFTPLSSAHSSTNKGDSTPSVKDLWLHNTMSRKKELFKPKVEGQVGMYVCGVTAYDLSHIGHARVYVTFDVLFRYLKHLGYEVSYVRNFTDVDDKIIARANELGEDPISLSRRFCEEFNRDMEQLQCLDPSVQPRVSDHIPQIIDLIKQIIDNDYAYEVDGDVYFSVDKSPTYGKLSGRKLEDNRAGERVAVDTRKRHPADFALWKTAKEGEVSWESPWGRGRPGWHIECSAMSAAYLGYSFDIHGGGMDLVFPHHENEIAQSCAACDSSDISYWIHNGFVTVDSEKMSKSLGNFFTIRQVIDLYHPLALRLFLMGTHYRSPINYSDFLLESASERVFYIYQTLHDCESVLGEKDSTFDDGSVPSDTLTSINSFRSEFVASMSDDLLTPVTLAAMSEPLKTINDLIHTRKGKKQPRREESLKALEASVREVLTILGLMPTSYSEVLEQLKEKALKRAGLNEEDVLQRVKERTEARKNKEYERSDEIRKELANVGIALMDSPEGTAWRPAIPLALQEPSTTT from the exons ATGGCTTCGCTTCTCAATCTCTTCAAATCATGTAGACCCTTTACTCCAACTCAACTCCCTTCCCGTCTCAGAATCCAGTTCCCTCTCAGACCCGGAAAGCTAACTCAACCCCGTCGCTCTTTCACCCCTCTCTCATCAGCACACTCGTCAACAAACAAAGGAGACTCCACTCCCAGCGTAAAGGACCTTTGGCTGCACAACACGATGAGCAGGAAGAAAGAGCTGTTCAAGCCCAAGGTCGAAGGCCAAGTCGGGATGTACGTTTGCGGCGTCACTGCTTACGATCTCAGCCACATTGGTCACGCTCGCGTCTACGTCACCTTCGATGTTCTCTTCAG GTACCTTAAGCATCTAGGTTATGAAGTTTCTTATGTCCGAAACTTCACTGACGTTGATGATAAG ATAATTGCCAGAGCCAATGAGTTAGGGGAAGATCCAATCAGTTTAAGCAGACGTTTCTGCGAGGAGTTTAATCGAGATATGGAACAGCTTCAGTGTTTAGATCCTTCTGTCCAGCCACGCGTCTCTGATCATATACCTCAGATCATCGATCTTATCAAGCAG ATTATTGATAATGACTATGCCTACGAAGTTGATGGAGACGTATACTTCTCAGTAGATAAGTCCCCAACGTACGGAAAATTGTCTGGGAGAAAGTTAGAAGACAACCGTGCAGGCGAGAGAGTGGCGGTTGACACAAGGAAGAGACATCCTGCTGATTTTGCTCTCTGGAAG ACTGCAAAAGAAGGGGAGGTGTCTTGGGAGAGTCCTTGGGGAAGAGGAAGGCCTGGTTGGCACATAGAGTGCAGCGCGATGAGTGCGGCTTATCTAGGTTATAGTTTTGACATACATGGTGGAGGAATGGATCTTGTGTTCCCTCACCATGAAAATGAAATTGCTCAGAGCTGTGCTGCTTGTGATAGCAGTGACATTAGCTATTGGATACATAATGGTTTTGTTACTGTTGACTCAGAGAAGATGTCTAAATCTTTGGGGAACTTCTTCACTATCAGACag GTTATAGATCTTTATCATCCTTTAGCTCTGAGACTGTTTCTAATGGGAACTCATTATCGGTCTCCTATCAATTACTCTGATTTCCTCCTCGAGAGTGCTTCTGAACGTGTTTTTTATATCTATCAG ACGTTACACGACTGTGAAAGCGTTTTAGGCGAGAAAGATTCAACGTTTGACGATGGTTCAGTTCCTTCAGACACTTTGACAAGCATCAACAGTTTCCGTAGTGAGTTTGTTGCCTCAATGTCTGATGATCTTCTTACACCTGTAACTCTGGCGGCAATGTCAGAACCATTGAAAACCATCAACGATCTCATTCACACCCGAAAG gGGAAAAAGCAACCAAGAAGAGAAGAGTCACTTAAGGCTCTAGAGGCATCAGTCAGAGAAGTTCTTACTATTTTGGGGCTTATGCCCACAAGTTACTCAGAG GTTCTTGAGCAGCTAAAAGAGAAGGCACTAAAGCGAGCTGGACTGAATGAGGAAGATGTGTTGCAGAGAGTGAAGGAGAGGACAGAGGCAAGGAAGAATAAAGAATATGAAAGATCTGATGAAATTAGGAAAGAGTTGGCAAATGTTGGGATTGCTTTGATGGATAGTCCTGAGGGAACAGCTTGGAGACCAGCCATTCCTCTTGCCCTTCAAGAACCTTCAACTACAACTTGA
- the LOC103867893 gene encoding mitogen-activated protein kinase kinase kinase 18-like, with protein sequence MAGPELYFEKFLGKGSFGVVSLYKYKRRHDGKTLYAAAKTSDHKHAESLYIEFQILSELKGCPRIVQCYGTEVLERRNEEGCLEYKIHMEYAPGGSLKSFSNQFQDKKLPDALVRDFTRMLLEGLATIHGRGYVHCDLKPANILVFPSYINKNGAWRSSHELKISDFGLTRRDGDNTWWQPHHPFAGTAIYMSPESISHGETRKGLDLWSLGCIVLEMYTGQRPWWHTDYKLNDLKNCHGPLIPRDLPFDAKLFLMTCFSPEADDRKDASTLVNHIFLRGDVVSKITESSPMSAKTGSNPRNISLELEKLRQRLSDMRSIFV encoded by the coding sequence ATGGCGGGGCCAGAGTTGTACTTCGAGAAGTTTCTGGGAAAAGGCTCTTTCGGTGTTGTGAGTCTCTACAAGTACAAAAGACGTCACGACGGCAAGACCCTTTACGCAGCCGCAAAAACCTCCGACCATAAACACGCCGAGTCTCTCTACATTGAGTTTCAGATCTTGTCTGAACTCAAAGGATGTCCGAGAATCGTCCAGTGTTACGGGACCGAAGTGCTAGAGAGACGTAACGAAGAAGGTTGCTTGGAGTACAAGATTCACATGGAATACGCACCTGGAGGAAGCTTGAAGAGTTTCTCTAACCAATTCCAAGACAAGAAGCTGCCTGATGCTTTAGTCCGAGATTTCACTCGTATGCTTCTAGAAGGCTTAGCCACCATCCACGGACGCGGGTACGTTCACTGCGATCTCAAACCAGCAAACATCCTCGTCTTCCCCAGTTATATCAACAAGAACGGTGCGTGGAGATCGTCTCACGAGTTGAAGATTTCGGATTTCGGGTTGAcgagaagagatggagacaaCACCTGGTGGCAACCTCATCATCCCTTTGCCGGAACAGCGATCTACATGTCTCCCGAATCGATTTCTCACGGAGAGACAAGGAAGGGACTTGACTTGTGGTCTTTGGGATGTATTGTACTAGAGATGTACACGGGACAAAGACCGTGGTGGCATACAGACTACAAACTGAACGATCTCAAGAACTGCCACGGGCCTTTGATTCCAAGAGATCTTCCTTTTGACGCAAAACTCTTTCTGATGACATGCTTCTCTCCCGAGGCAGATGATAGAAAAGACGCGTCGACTTTGGTGAATCATATCTTCTTGCGTGGAGATGTTGTTAGTAAGATCACAGAGTCGTCTCCTATGAGTGCCAAGACTGGTAGTAACCCGAGGAATATCAGTCTGGAGTTGGAGAAACTTAGACAGAGGCTTTCGGATATGAGGTCTATTTTTGTATAG